In Gossypium arboreum isolate Shixiya-1 chromosome 5, ASM2569848v2, whole genome shotgun sequence, a single genomic region encodes these proteins:
- the LOC108489081 gene encoding uncharacterized protein LOC108489081 produces the protein MNLGDLHKVWEIKALKRKPGEEEAKKILEKIAKQVQPIMRKHKWRVKLLSEFCPNNPALLGLNVGAGIHVKLRLRRPNRDWDFYPFDQVLDTMLHELCHNAHGPHNASFYKLWDELRKECEELMSKGIAGTGEGFDLPGRRLGGFSRQPPLSSLRQTALAAAENRARLGSLLPSGPKRLGGDSTIRDALSPIQAAAMAAERRLQDDIWCGSHCSEIAGDEESCADPLQDHLDLDQGGESSSINDVSSRHAFGGTSLKRSHRQDKPESSLVDLTTPPVSRSSINEGAKSPKRSCKSNNLIPHQSSSSATPSAPMLNDDSPENQGVTAVWECQSCTLLNPPLAPICKLCCTERPRDIGTKYKFWSCKFCTLENSVKLDKCSACDRWRYSHGAPISTPAPNVGT, from the exons ATGAATTTGGGGGATTTGCACAAGGTCTGGGAAATCAAAGCATTGAAGAGGAAACCTGGAGAAGAAGAAGCCAAAAAAATCTTAGAGAAAATAGCCAAACAAGTTCAACCCATTATGCGTAAGCATAAATGGAGAGTCAAGCTCCTCTCAGAATTCTG TCCAAATAATCCAGCTTTGCTTGGGCTGAATGTGGGAGCTGGCATCCACGTGAAGTTAAGGCTACGAAGACCGAACCGGGATTGGGATTTTTATCCCTTTGATCAAGTTCTTGATACAATGCTTCACGAGCTTTGCCATAATGCTCATGGTCCTCATAATGCTAGTTTTTACAAGCTCTGGGATGAGCTTAGAAAG GAATGTGAGGAGCTCATGTCAAAAGGAATAGCTGGCACAGGGGAGGGGTTTGATCTTCCTGGGAGGCGCTTGGGTGGATTTTCCCGACAACCTCCACTCTCATCTCTTCGTCAGACTGCATTAGCTGCAGCAGAGAACAGAGCACGCTTGGGGTCTCTGTTACCTTCTGGTCCTAAACGTCTTGGTGGTGACAGCACCATTAGGGATGCGCTTAGTCCTATACAGGCAGCTGCAATGGCTGCCGAAAGGAGATTGCAGGATGATATCTGGTGTGGTTCCCATTGCTCTGAGATTGCTGGGGATGAAGAAAGCTGTGCTGATCCTCTGCAGGATCATTTGGACTTGGATCAGGGAGGAGAGAGTTCGAGTATCAATGATGTTTCCAGCAGGCATGCTTTTGGTGGAACCTCTCTTAAACGTAGCCATAGGCAAGATAAACCGGAATCCAGCCTTGTGGATTTAACTACCCCTCCTGTATCTAGATCTTCTATCAATGAAGGTGCCAAATCTCCTAAACGAAGTTGTAAATCCAACAACCTTATACCTCACCAATCTAGTTCAAGTGCCACTCCTTCTGCCCCCATGCTTAATGATGATTCTCCAGAAAATCAAGGAGTAACTGCGGTGTGGGAGTGCCAATCATGCACTTTATTGAATCCA CCATTAGCCCCAATATGCAAGCTTTGCTGCACGGAAAGGCCCAGAGACATTGGCACCAAGTACAAATTTTGGTCCTGCAAGTTTTGCACCTTGGAAAACAGTGTGAAACTGGATAAATGCTCAGCATGTGACCGATGGAGATATTCACATGGTGCTCCTATATCAACTCCAGCTCCCAACGTTGGCACATGA
- the LOC108489083 gene encoding uncharacterized protein LOC108489083, producing MAILEGALVEALHQQSFHSSGFFSASAAAASAAATIVAGTPFASRFLFGNPKVSHCDAAAAFPEDYLSNVQRLSEDIVKNVKNLKNDALKYAVKEYEVELKPLYSAFELRPFAMTTLRSFLMFYLPLLEPATNVEEDDEDFLQDTKEQHVDLVVPFKKSVKQIIHGIA from the exons ATGGCGATTTTGGAGGGCGCACTTGTGGAAGCTCTCCATCAACAAAGCTTCCACTCTTCTGGGTTCTTCTCTGCCTCAGCTGCCGCCGCATCAGCCGCCGCTACCATCGTTGCTGGAACCCCTTTTGCCTCCAGGTTCCTTTTTGG TAATCCCAAGGTTTCTCATTGTGATGCTGCTGCGGCATTCCCTGAAGATTACCTTTCAAATGTACAAAGATTATCTGAAGATATTGTTAAGAATGTTAAGAACTTAAAAAATGATGCTCTCAAATACGCTGTGAAGGAGTATGAGGTTGAATTGAAGCCTCTTTATTCAGCTTTTGAGTTGAGGCCATTTGCTATGACAACTTTGAGGTCATTTCTGATGTTCTATTTGCCTCTGTTGGAGCCTGCCACAAATgtagaagaagatgatgaagatTTCCTGCAGGACACTAAAGAACAACATGTGGATTTAGTTGTTCCCTTTAAAAAGTCGGTGAAGCAAATAATCCATGGG ATTGCTTGA
- the LOC108489082 gene encoding sufE-like protein 1, chloroplastic/mitochondrial encodes MASYSKFPICFHLSKPFLSLSKPSKFSFFHNTSISFQNIPTKSPPPLQSSSSSSTQLQPIEELPPKLQEIIKLFQSVEEPKAKYEQLMFYGKNLNPLDTQFKTKENKVEGCVSQVWVRAYLDKDTNVVYQADSDSVLTKGLAALLVNGLSGRPVQEVLRVSPDFAVLLGLQQSLTPSRNNGFLNMLKLMQRKALELLIEAEKGSESSGNGQIVNDNSENTSLDSKVDENSGVVSSSQNGSEERSSGLGSRGMRIKEKLERELSPIELEVEDVSYQHAGHAGVRGSDGETHFNLRIVSKEFEGKSLVKRHRLVYSLLDGELQSGLHALSIVAKTPSEVEAK; translated from the coding sequence atggCTTCATATTCCAAATTTCCAATATGTTTCCATTTATCAAAGCCCTTCCTTTCCCTTTCTAAGCCCTCTAAATTTTCATTCTTTCACAACACATCCATCTCTTTCCAAAATATCCCTACTAAATCCCCACCTCCACTTCAGTCATCTTCCTCCAGTTCCACCCAGCTTCAGCCCATAGAAGAACTCCCTCCAAAGCTCCAGGAAATAATCAAGCTTTTCCAATCTGTTGAAGAACCCAAAGCCAAGTACGAGCAGCTGATGTTTTATGGCAAAAACTTGAATCCACTCGATACACAGTTCAAAACTAAGGAGAACAAAGTTGAGGGCTGTGTTTCTCAGGTTTGGGTGAGGGCTTATCTCGATAAAGATACGAATGTCGTTTACCAAgctgattctgattctgttttAACTAAAGGACTCGCTGCTTTGCTTGTTAATGGATTGTCTGGAAGGCCTGTCCAAGAAGTTTTGAGGGTTTCTCCTGATTTTGCAGTGCTCCTTGGGCTGCAACAGAGCTTGACACCTTCAAGGAATAATGGGTTCTTGAACATGTTGAAGTTGATGCAAAGGAAAGCACTTGAACTGCTTATTGAAGCTGAAAAAGGTAGTGAGTCTTCAGGTAATGGTCAGATTGTGAATGATAACAGTGAAAACACAAGTTTAGATTCAAAAGTTGATGAGAATTCAGGTGTTGTATCTAGTTCTCAAAATggtagtgaagaaaggtcaagtGGATTGGGAAGTAGAGGGATGAGGATCAAAGAGAAGCTAGAGAGGGAGCTTAGTCCTATTGAGTTAGAAGTAGAGGATGTTTCTTATCAACATGCTGGACATGCTGGTGTGAGGGGCAGTGATGGGGAAACACATTTTAATCTCAGAATTGTGTCCAAAGAATTTGAAGGGAAGAGCTTGGTTAAAAGGCATAGGTTAGTTTATAGTTTGTTGGATGGGGAGTTGCAAAGTGGATTGCACGCCTTGTCTATAGTGGCAAAAACACCGTCTGAAGTTGAAGCAAAATGA
- the LOC108488533 gene encoding chaperone protein dnaJ 11, chloroplastic, translated as MHSSLLSPMYATLPSPFLPKSIHAFSPNKTSSSLRTSARAASFKSATATESNSVAVALAGSLYEILRVERTASLNEIKTAYRSLAKVYHPDANRSSSDGRDFIEIRNAYATLSDPTARAVYDMSLGVRARRIRTRVYPIRRWETDQCW; from the coding sequence ATGCACTCATCCCTTCTTTCCCCAATGTATGCAACCCTCCCTTCCCCTTTCCTCCCTAAATCCATCCACGCTTTCTCCCCCAACAAGACTTCATCCTCCCTGAGGACTTCGGCACGAGCGGCGTCTTTCAAGTCGGCCACCGCTACTGAAAGCAATAGCGTGGCGGTGGCTCTGGCGGGGAGTTTGTACGAGATACTGAGGGTGGAGAGAACGGCGTCGTTGAACGAGATCAAGACGGCGTATCGAAGCCTGGCCAAGGTTTACCATCCCGACGCCAACAGATCCTCATCGGACGGCCGCGATTTCATCGAGATTCGTAACGCTTACGCGACATTGTCGGATCCGACGGCCAGAGCCGTGTACGATATGTCGTTGGGGGTACGTGCGAGACGGATTAGGACTCGGGTGTACCCGATCCGAAGATGGGAAACCGATCAGTGCTGGtag